The Caulobacter vibrioides sequence ACGCAACCCACAAACGCCCGCCCAGCGCTCGCCGGCCTCAGGCCACCCGTTCCGACAGAAGCTCATCCAGTTGCTCGAACTGCACCGGCAGGCCGGCCGCAGATCCCTGAAGCGCCTCGTCGCAGGCCGCCTTGCTGGGATAGAGCTCGCTGAGCGTCAGGAAGGTCTTGCCGGCCCGATCCTCGAACGTGACCGTCGTTACGGTGATCTCGCCGCTCTCCTCATTGGTCCAGACGATCCGCGAGGGCGGCGTCACGTCAGTGTACTTGCCGTAGAACGCCATGGCGTTGGCCGCGTCGAGGCCGAACTCCAGGCGATAGCCGCCCCCCGTGCGCACATCCATCTCACAGGCTCGCAAAGGCACGCCAAGCGCCTTGGGAACCCACCAGCGCTGGAAAAGCTCGGCTTTCGACCAGGCTTCGAAGACGACATCGACCGGGGCGTCGAACAGGCGGGTCACCACCAGTTCGCGCTCGGACGTTCGCGCCACCACGGTTTCATTCTTTCCGGCCATTTTGGTCGTCCCTCTGCTTCAAATCCTCGATGATCTCTTCCAGCGCGTCGAACCGCAGCGCCCAGCGCTGGCGATACCGCTCGATCCACGCCGCCTCGGCCTCTAGCCCGCCATCCTGCAGACGGCAGACCCTGACCCGTCCAACCTTCTGAGTGGTCACCAGCCCCGCCGCTTCCAGCAGGCTGACGTGCTTCTTCATGCCCGTGAGGGTCATGCCGAACCGCTCGGCCAGATCGGTGATCGAGGCCTCCCCCTGCCCCAGATGCTCCAGCACGCCCCGGCGCGTCGGATCCGACAGGGCGGCGAAGGAGACATCGAGGCGGGCGGCGCTTTGCTGAACCATTCGGTTCAGTATGCACGCGGACGGCGTTTGCGCAAGCCGCCAAACGAAAAGCCCCCGGCCTGGGAGGACCGGGGGCTTCGTGGGATCAGCTTGGGTGCTGAAGCTTAGTTCTTGGCTTGGTCGACCAGCTTATTCTTGGCGATCCAAGGCATCATGCCGCGCAGGCGAGCGCCGACCTCTTCGATCTGGTGCTCGGCCGAGCGACGACGCGTGGCCTTGAAGCTGGGCTGGCCGACGGCGTTCTCCAGCATGAAGTCGCGCACGAACTTGCCCGACTGGATGTCTTCCAGAACGCGCTTCATCTCGGCCTTGGTTTCCGGCGTGATGATGCGCGGACCGGTGACATACTCGCCGTACTCGGCCGTGTTCGAGATCGAGTAGTTCATGTTGGCGATCCCGCCTTCGTACATGAGGTCGACGATCAGCTTCAGCTCGTGCAGGCACTCGAAATAGGCCATTTCCGGCGCATAGCCGGCTTCAACCAGGGTTTCGAAGCCCGCGCGGACCAGCTCGACGGTGCCGCCGCACAGAACGGCCTGCTCGCCGAACAGGTCGGTCTCGCACTCTTCGCGGAAGTTGGTCTCAATGATGCCCGAGCGACCGCCGCCGATGGCCGAGGCGTAGGCCAGGCCAAGGTCGAGGGCGTTGCCCGTGGCGTTGTGGTGCACCGCGATCAGGCAGGGCACGCCGCCGCCCTTCTGGTACTCGCCGCGCACGGTGTGACCCGGGCCCTTCGGCGCGACCATCAGCACGTCGATGGTGTCCTTGGGCTCGATCAGGCCGAAGTGGACGTTCAGGCCGTGGGCGAACAGCAGGGCTGCGCCATCACGGATGTTGGGGGCGATTTCGTTCTTGTAGATCGCGGCCTGATGCTCGTCGGGCGCCAGGATCATGATCAGGTCGGCCCAGGCGGCGGCTTCGGCCACCGTCATGACCTTCAGGCCTTCGCCTTCGGCCTTCTTGGCGGTCGGCGAACCGGCGCGCAGCGCGACGGCTACGTTTTTAATGCCCGAGTCCCGAAGGTTGAGCGCGTGGGCATGGCCCTGGCTGCCATAGCCTACGATGGCGATCTTCCGGTCCAGGATGCGGGCCAGATCAGCGTCGCGGTCGTAGTAGACGCGCATGTTTTTTCTCCAGGACTGGTCAATCGGGGCCGCTCGGCGCAACAGCAAAGCGACAAAGGCCGGGCGTTTGAGCGTTTTTTTGCCGTTTCGTCAAGGCGAAGCCGACAGAACGCAGAAATGCGACAACCTTCGCCGCCCCTTTTACGCGCTCACGAAGAACCGCGCTATGCGGCGCCGCATGCAGCGCCCTTTCGCAAACGCGAAATTTCACGCCGCCAGGCCCGCCAAACGAAGAGGGGCGGAAGCTGTCGCCTCCGCCCCGGGGTCTTCAGTGAGCCGCCGTCACCAGAACAGGTCGTAGTAGACGCTCAGAATCTGGCCGCTCCAGACGTCGACCAGCACCGCGTTGTCACCGACCCGGATCCACTCGCAGCCGATCGGCGGCTGCGGCAGGTCATAGCGCCAGTAGTCCAGATAGTACGACGGCGTGTACCAGCCGTACGGGAGGTAGTCGCCAAACGACCAGGCGCGGGCGTACCAGCCGCTGGGATAGCGGTAGGCCGGGGCGCGATAGCGCTGAACCGACCGGAAGCTCGGGCGATAGTAGCCGCGATCATAGTAAGACCGCCCACGATCGCGATCGCGGTACTGGCCATAGCCCGACCGGCGATCGTCGCGATCCCAGCCCCCCCGATCCCAACCGCCGCGATTGTCCCAGCGGTTGTTGTCACGGCCACGATCGCGCCCTTTGTCGTCGTTGCGGTCCCCGCGATTGTTGTTGTCGCGGTTCCAGCCGCCACGGTCGCGGTTGTTGTCGTCTCCTCGGTTCCAGCCGCTGCCGCCACCCGCGCCGGGCGGTGTCTGCGGCTGGGGCTGGGGTTGGGGCTGAGGCTGGGGTTGAGGACGATCGCCGCCACGGTTCCAGCCGCCGTCCGGGCGCCCGCCACGATCGCCGCGCTCTCCGCGCTCTCCGCGATCGCCACGATTCCAGCCGCCGCCTTGCTCCTGCTGTTGCGGTTGAGGCTGGGCTTGCGGTTGCGGACGGTCGCCGCCTCGGTTCCAGCCGCCTTGGCCGCCACGATCACCGCGTTCGCCCCCTGGCCGACCACCCCGATCGCCGCGATCAGCTCGCTCACCGCGCGGGCCACCGTCGCGCTGCTCGCGCTGGACCTCCTGCTGCTGGGCGACCACCGCCCCGGCGGCGGCGGCCTCCGCGGCCGCGCCTCCGATCAGCGAGAGCATCATCGCGGTCGTGATCAGACGTTTCATTTCCTGCTCCGAAGGGCCTTGAAGCGCGGCCCGGGCTTGTCCCTTGATAACAGCATCGGACTC is a genomic window containing:
- a CDS encoding SRPBCC family protein, which gives rise to MAGKNETVVARTSERELVVTRLFDAPVDVVFEAWSKAELFQRWWVPKALGVPLRACEMDVRTGGGYRLEFGLDAANAMAFYGKYTDVTPPSRIVWTNEESGEITVTTVTFEDRAGKTFLTLSELYPSKAACDEALQGSAAGLPVQFEQLDELLSERVA
- a CDS encoding ArsR/SmtB family transcription factor translates to MVQQSAARLDVSFAALSDPTRRGVLEHLGQGEASITDLAERFGMTLTGMKKHVSLLEAAGLVTTQKVGRVRVCRLQDGGLEAEAAWIERYRQRWALRFDALEEIIEDLKQRDDQNGRKE
- the ilvC gene encoding ketol-acid reductoisomerase yields the protein MRRAAPIDQSWRKNMRVYYDRDADLARILDRKIAIVGYGSQGHAHALNLRDSGIKNVAVALRAGSPTAKKAEGEGLKVMTVAEAAAWADLIMILAPDEHQAAIYKNEIAPNIRDGAALLFAHGLNVHFGLIEPKDTIDVLMVAPKGPGHTVRGEYQKGGGVPCLIAVHHNATGNALDLGLAYASAIGGGRSGIIETNFREECETDLFGEQAVLCGGTVELVRAGFETLVEAGYAPEMAYFECLHELKLIVDLMYEGGIANMNYSISNTAEYGEYVTGPRIITPETKAEMKRVLEDIQSGKFVRDFMLENAVGQPSFKATRRRSAEHQIEEVGARLRGMMPWIAKNKLVDQAKN
- a CDS encoding RcnB family protein: MKRLITTAMMLSLIGGAAAEAAAAGAVVAQQQEVQREQRDGGPRGERADRGDRGGRPGGERGDRGGQGGWNRGGDRPQPQAQPQPQQQEQGGGWNRGDRGERGERGDRGGRPDGGWNRGGDRPQPQPQPQPQPQPQTPPGAGGGSGWNRGDDNNRDRGGWNRDNNNRGDRNDDKGRDRGRDNNRWDNRGGWDRGGWDRDDRRSGYGQYRDRDRGRSYYDRGYYRPSFRSVQRYRAPAYRYPSGWYARAWSFGDYLPYGWYTPSYYLDYWRYDLPQPPIGCEWIRVGDNAVLVDVWSGQILSVYYDLFW